A single window of Nicotiana sylvestris chromosome 3, ASM39365v2, whole genome shotgun sequence DNA harbors:
- the LOC104247699 gene encoding O-fucosyltransferase 13: protein MIASTVRKPLFGVTVLALSLFLALFLFPPFPFFSDPTLTFNSSLIERPEIWSIRRIAEWRPCNWWLQPQLNALPAQTNGYIRVDCYGGLNQMRRDLCDGVGIARLLNATLVLPKFEVAAYWNESSGFEDVFDVDYFIQQMKGFIEVVKELPIEIASKDPVRVDCSKRKGQFDYVESVLPSLLKHGYISITPAMSQRRDRYPLYAKAALCQGCYSALRLTSTLEKKALDLLQAIPKPFLSLHLRFEPDMVAYSQCEYTGLSLASAKAIEAARVDRKPWTGQRARIWRSRGKCPLTPNETALILEALAIPTNTTIYLAAGDGLMELEGLTSIYTNVVTKSSLLSGEDFTTMHGNTKAALDYYVSINSDSYMATYFGNMDKMVAAMRAFKGLYKTLFLNRKAFALLTSHGLKGKELTEALWKVHRDDFIMGRGSALPDCFCEFNL from the exons ATGATCGCCTCAACGGTGCGCAAGCCCTTGTTTGGCGTTACTGTATTGGCGCtttctctctttcttgctctcttctTATTCCcaccttttcctttcttttccgaCCCTACCCTTACCTTTAATTCTTCCCT GATTGAAAGACCGGAGATATGGAGCATTCGAAGGATAGCCGAGTGGCGACCTTGCAATTGGTGGCTCCAACCCCAACTTAATG CTCTTCCTGCTCAGACTAATGGGTATATTCGAGTGGATTGCTATGGTGGGCTCAATCAGATGAGGAGAGAC TTGTGTGATGGTGTTGGAATAGCTCGTTTGCTGAATGCTACCCTTGTCTTGCCAAAGTTTGAAGTGGCTGCATATTGGAATGAGTCAAG CGGTTTTGAAGATGTGTTTGATGTAGACTACTTCATCCAACAAATGAAAGGCTTTATTGAAGTGGTAAAGGAGCTTCCAATCGAGATTGCATCAAAAGATCCCGTAAGAGTCGATTGCAGCAAACGCAAAGGCCAATTTGACTATGTTGAGAGTGTTCTTCCTTCCCTACTGAAGCATGGTTATATCTCAATCACCCCTGCAATGAGTCAAAGAAGGGATAG GTACCCTCTTTATGCAAAAGCTGCACTTTGTCAGGGTTGTTATAGTGCATTGCGCCTTACAAGCACATTAGAGAAGAAAGCGCTTGATCTTCTGCAAGCTATACCAAAGCCCTTTTTATCGCTGCACCTTCGATTTGAACCTGACATGGTAGCTTATAGTCAATGCGAGTACACTGGTCTTTCTCTTGCTTCTGCAAAAGCTATAGAAGCTGCACGGGTTGATAGGAAACCTTGGACCGGACAAAGGGCTCGTATTTGGAGAAGCCGTGGTAAATGTCCACTTACACCAAATGAAACTGCACTCATACTTGAAGCTTTAGCCATACCCACCAATACGACTATTTATTTGGCGGCCGGTGATGGCCTGATGGAACTTGAGGGACTGACATCGATTTACACCAATGTTGTTACTAAATCTAGTCTTCTTAGTGGAGAGGACTTCACAACCATGCATGGGAATACAAAAGCTGCACTTGATTATTATGTGTCTATTAACAGTGATTCTTACATGGCTACTTATTTTGGGAACATGGATAAGATGGTTGCAGCAATGCGAGCTTTCAAGGGGTTGTATAAGACACTTTTCTTAAACAGGAAGGCTTTTGCATTGTTAACCTCTCACGGGCTTAAAGGGAAGGAACTAACAGAAGCCCTGTGGAAGGTTCATAGAGATGATTTCATAATGGGTAGAGGATCTGCTTTACCAGATTGTTTTTGCGAATTCAATCTATAA
- the LOC104247700 gene encoding pentatricopeptide repeat-containing protein At1g52640, mitochondrial: MAIRTFLRSRSIHYFSRTLFHCYLPPPKSVQYYPSSSLLAYLPTYNCVHCSLFISSFTVAETKREPENSDQHSPHLVNELSRVLSDYRNPHHDIESALNPFSSKISTDVVEQVLKRCKNLGFSAHRFFIWAQKFSGFCHTQKSYHILVDILGSSKQFPLLWDFLVEMRVNKSCEITPEIFWLVFRAYSRACLPADAIRAFNKMVDFGIKPCVTDLDKLLLALCKRKHTKQAQELFYKVKNDFVPTVKTYSILIRGWGELGEVAEAQKLFDEMLERGYAVDLPAYNSILDSLCKAGKMDEAFNFFMKMRSIGLVPDAFTYSIFIHGYCAVNDIHSTFRVLEQMKRYKLVPNVFTYNCIIKKLCKTEKVDEAYRLIDEMIKGGVTPDCWSYNTILAFHCDHNEINLALRLISAMERNNCTPDRHTYNMLLKMLIRVGRFDRFEKVWESMEDRKFYPSVSTYAVVVHGLCQKKGKLEEACKYFEMMIDEGIPPYTTTCEILRKRLVGHGFTEQTEILADKMERSTSSLIQELANLMRGNKASTELKHDEEYSDESYE; this comes from the coding sequence ATGGCGATTAGGACATTTCTTCGTTCCAGAAGTATACATTATTTCTCCCGAACACTCTTCCATTGCTATCTTCCTCCACCCAAAAGCGTCCAATATTACCCTTCTTCTTCCTTGTTGGCTTATTTACCCACTTATAACTGTGTTCACTGTTCTCTGTTCATATCCTCATTTACTGTTGCAGAAACCAAACGGGAACCTGAAAACTCTGACCAACATTCTCCACACCTGGTGAATGAACTTTCTCGTGTTCTTAGCGACTACAGAAACCCCCACCACGACATAGAGTCAGCCCTCAATCCATTTTCCAGCAAAATTTCAACCGACGTAGTTGAACAAGTCCTCAAACGTTGCAAAAATCTCGGATTCTCCGCTCACAGGTTCTTCATATGGGCGCAAAAGTTTTCAGGTTTTTGCCATACTCAAAAAAGCTATCACATTCTTGTTGATATATTAGGTAGTAGTAAACAGTTCCCCTTGTTATGGGACTTCCTTGTAGAAATGAGAGTGAATAAATCATGCGAAATTACTCCCGAAATATTCTGGCTTGTTTTTAGGGCTTATAGTAGAGCTTGTTTGCCAGCTGATGCAATTAGGGCTTTTAATAAAATGGTCGATTTTGGGATTAAACCATGTGTAACGGATCTCGATAAGCTTTTGCTTGCACTATGTAAAAGAAAGCATACGAAGCAAGCGCAAGAGTTATTTTACAAAGTGAAGAATGATTTCGTGCCGACTGTGAAAACTTACAGCATTCTGATTAGGGGATGGGGAGAATTGGGCGAAGTTGCCGAAGCACAAAAGCTTTTCGATGAAATGCTTGAAAGAGGCTATGCAGTTGACTTGCCAGCTTATAATAGTATTCTGGATTCACTGTGCAAGGCTGGTAAGATGGATGAGGCCTTCAATTTTTTCATGAAGATGAGGTCCATTGGACTGGTACCTGATGCTTTTACTTATTCAATTTTCATTCATGGTTATTGCGCGGTAAATGATATTCATTCAACTTTCAGGGTTCTCGAACAGATGAAAAGGTACAAACTTGTGCCTAATGTATTCACGTATAACTGTATCATCAAAAAGCTTTGTAAGACCGAGAAGGTTGATGAGGCTTACCGACTGATAGATGAGATGATTAAGGGAGGGGTAACACCTGATTGTTGGAGTTACAATACAATCTTAGCTTTTCATTGTGATCATAATGAAATTAACTTGGCACTTAGGCTGATCTCGGCAATGGAACGAAACAACTGCACACCAGATAGGCATACGTATAATATGTTGCTTAAGATGCTTATTAGGGTGGGTAGGTTTGATAGATTTGAGAAAGTTTGGGAGAGCATGGAAGACAGGAAATTTTATCCTTCAGTCTCGACGTATGCTGTCGTGGTTCATGGTCTCTGTCAGAAGAAAGGCAAACTTGAGGAAGCATGTAAATATTTCGAAATGATGATAGATGAAGGCATTCCACCATATACAACAACCTGTGAAATATTGAGAAAAAGGCTAGTAGGTCATGGATTTACAGAGCAAACAGAGATACTTGCAGATAAGATGGAAAGAAGTACATCTAGTTTAATTCAAGAACTAGCAAACTTAATGAGAGGTAATAAGGCCTCCACAGAACTGAAGCATGATGAAGAATACTCAGATGAAAGTTACGAGTGA
- the LOC104247701 gene encoding glyoxylase I 4-like — MKGNTGNPLALTSLNHISLVCRSVEQSIEFYKNILGFVPVRRPGSFNFNGAWLFSYGIGIHLLQSEDPEKMPKKTEINPKDNHISFQCESIDAVEKKLTEMGIKYARQLVEEGGIYVDQLFFHDPDGFMVEICNCDNLPVIPLAGEMARSCSRANLQLLQPQQSQQQSVAQVPVIKP; from the exons ATGAAGGGGAATACTGGAAACCCATTAGCCTTGACATCCCTGAATCACATCTCCCTTGTTTGTAGATCGGTTGAGCAATCCATTGAATTCTACAAGAATATTCTTGGTTTTGTGCCTGTTAGGAGGCCTGGATCATTCAATTTTAATGGCGCTTG GCTGTTTAGTTACGGAATAGGGATTCATCTACTTCAATCGGAAGATCCTGAGAAAATGCCAAAGAAAACTGAAATCAATCCCAAAGATAACCATATCTCGTTCCAG TGTGAGAGCATAGATGCAGTGGAGAAGAAGCTGACAGAAATGGGAATAAAATACGCGAGGCAGCTGGTGGAAGAAGGAGGCATATACGTGGATCAATTATTTTTCCATGACCCAGATGGATTCATGGTTGAAATTTGCAACTGCGACAACTTGCCAGTGATACCCCTGGCTGGTGAAATGGCTCGTTCTTGCTCAAGGGCTAATCTTCAGTTGCTTCAACCTCAGCAATCGCAGCAACAGTCCGTAGCACAAGTCCCAGTAATCAAGCCTTAA